The following nucleotide sequence is from Gemmatimonadota bacterium.
CGCCGAGGTCGTCGTCTTCACGGGCGCTGACAGGGGCGAGGTGGAGCCCGACCGGACCGAGGCGTTCGCTCGCTCGCTGCCGTTGGCGGATGCGCTGTCGCCCGCCGCCCTGCTGGCGTGGGAGATGAACGGCGAGCCGCTGCCCGCCGACCACGGCTTTCCGCTCCGCTCCGTCATGCCCGACCGATACGGAGTCGACTCGGTCAAGTGGCTCGTGCGCATAGAGGTCAGGGCGGAGCCGTTCCGCGGGTTCTATCAGGCCGAGCGGTATCGGTATCTGGGAGAGGCAGGCGTAGCCGACGGCACTACGGTCGCCCTCATGCGCCCGCGCTCGCTGATTGGTTATCCCACGGCCGGAGAGACCTTGGGAGAGGGCGAGCGGATTACCATTCGTGGATCCGCGTGGTCAGGGTACGGCGCCATCGCGTCCGTCGAGGTCAGCACCGATGGAGGAGCGTCGTGGCGGCAGGCCGGTCTCGTCGAGGACGCGCCCGACCATGGGCCGACCCTGTGGGAGTCGGACTGGGTGGTCGAACGCGGCGCTCATCAGGTCGTCGCCCGCGCCACGGACGAGGAGGGAAACACCCAGCCCTTGACCGGCGTCTGGAACGCGCACGGCTACGGCAACAACGAGGTGCACCGGGTGGACCTGGAAGTCTCATGACGAGGACGCGGGTACTCGCGGCCGCGCTCCTATGCGGTGGGCTGATCGGTGCCCAGCCGCCGACGGAGGCCGTGGGCCAGGTCGGTGATTCGGCGGGAGTCGCCGGCAGGGCCGGGGAGCTGCTGGCCGCGGGAGATACCGCGGCGGCGCTGTTGGCTCTGCGCGAGCGCGTCCGCGACGACGCCGACGACGGTCGGGCGTGGCTCGACCTGGGGCGCGTGCTGGCGGCCCAAGCCACCGAGGTCGAGTCGGACATCGAAGCGCGACTGGAGGCCAAGAAGGCGCTGGAGAAGGCGCTGGATCTGCGCCCCGATGACCCCTTCGCCCTGCTGGAGTACGGCCTTTTGCTGCGTAAGCAGCAGGTCGGGGTGGATGCCATCAGGGTCCTGGAGCGGGCCTGGCGGGCGGCCGACGAGCGTGCAGGCACTATGCCGCCCGCCGATCGCGCCCGCCTCCACTACGAATTGGGCAAGGTTTACGAGTCGTGGTGGATCGACTGGCAGGGCCTCGTCCAGATCCCGCGCACGGCGCAGGGTCACTGGTCGTGCGGCGGCGTGGGATCGGGATCAGCGGCGGATTCGACCGACGTTGACGCGACCGCGACCGGCCTCGCGGGCCGGTTCGGCTCTTTCGCGGTGCGCTGTCCCCCGGAGTGGTGGGAGGCGCTGGCCACGGTCGTGCCGATCGAGGAGCTCAAGGCGGAGGATCGCGACCGCATGCTGCGCCACTTCCGGCTGGCCCTGGCTGCCCATCCGGGCCACGTCGATGCGGCCGTGGCGTTGCTCGGGCACCTCGCCGACGACGCGGACTGGACGGAGTACGAGGTCGTCGCGCGCTCGCTGGTCGAGGCAGCTCCGGACGAAGCCAGGAGCCATCTCTTCATGGGGCTCGGGCTGCACCGACAGGGCCGCTCCACGTCCGCCGCGGAGCACTTCGGGCTGGGCATCGACCTGCTCGAAGAGGAGGCGCGCGGGGTGTTCAGCGACCTCACGCCGCTGCTTCCGGCCGACGTGGCCGAGCGCTATCGGGAGATGGACGCCGAGAGCAAGCGGCGCTCCGATGAGACGATCCTCGCGAGCAAGGATCCGCTCTACCTGACGGAGGTCAACGAGCGAGCGCTGGAACACCTGGCGCGAGTAGCGTGGGCGGAGTTGAAGTACTCGGCCCCCGCCTCCGAGACGAGGGGCTGGGACACCGAAATCGGCCACATCTTCATCCGTTACGGCGAGCCGGTGCGAGCGCTGCAGTGTTGCTACGGGGGCCAAACGGACATGAGCCCCATCGCGCTCGCTCGGTTTCAGTATTGGTCGTACGGACCGACCGGCCCGAACTTCTATTTCTGGCGCTTTCGCACACGCCGGCGGGCCCGCCTGGCCGAGACGGCGAAGACGCTCGCCGACAACCTGACGCGCGTCATGCCCGAGGCGTACCGGCCGGTCAATCCCACCGCAACGCACCCGATCCCGCTCCAGATCACGCGCTTCCGGGGCGCGCGGGCCGACCTCATCCGCCTCGAGTTGTACGCCGCGGTGCCCCTCGATTCGCTGCAGGTGGCCGCCGGGGATTCGTTGCAGGCGGGTGTCTTCCTGTTCGACCAGGCGCACGCACCCGTCTGGCGCCGGGTGCACGACGTCGCGGTGACGGACCCGGGGGTCGTGCTCACCTACCGGGTGGAGGTGCCGGAGTCGACCCTGCGTTACGCCATCGAGGCGCGCGAGGTCGGTCCCGATACGCTGCCCCGGCCGGTCGCGCGCGTCGCGGGTCCCGTGCGCGCGGATCCGTTCGGACCGGGTCTGGCTATCTCCGATCTGCTGCTGGCCGATCTCATCCAACCCAGGGTCGAGGGGGCGAGCGAGCGCGACCAGCTCAC
It contains:
- a CDS encoding GWxTD domain-containing protein, which codes for MTRTRVLAAALLCGGLIGAQPPTEAVGQVGDSAGVAGRAGELLAAGDTAAALLALRERVRDDADDGRAWLDLGRVLAAQATEVESDIEARLEAKKALEKALDLRPDDPFALLEYGLLLRKQQVGVDAIRVLERAWRAADERAGTMPPADRARLHYELGKVYESWWIDWQGLVQIPRTAQGHWSCGGVGSGSAADSTDVDATATGLAGRFGSFAVRCPPEWWEALATVVPIEELKAEDRDRMLRHFRLALAAHPGHVDAAVALLGHLADDADWTEYEVVARSLVEAAPDEARSHLFMGLGLHRQGRSTSAAEHFGLGIDLLEEEARGVFSDLTPLLPADVAERYREMDAESKRRSDETILASKDPLYLTEVNERALEHLARVAWAELKYSAPASETRGWDTEIGHIFIRYGEPVRALQCCYGGQTDMSPIALARFQYWSYGPTGPNFYFWRFRTRRRARLAETAKTLADNLTRVMPEAYRPVNPTATHPIPLQITRFRGARADLIRLELYAAVPLDSLQVAAGDSLQAGVFLFDQAHAPVWRRVHDVAVTDPGVVLTYRVEVPESTLRYAIEAREVGPDTLPRPVARVAGPVRADPFGPGLAISDLLLADLIQPRVEGASERDQLTIVPNRGLAFEALDPVHIYFEVYGLQRDGDGAATYEAELTVTEVSAEGRSLFARVLRGAVDLFSGGGDEQQSVRWERTALIEGDMAPDFLRIALPDLQPGSYRVLLAITDSATGRRVERERDFVVVPDAVDVDG
- a CDS encoding sulfite oxidase; amino-acid sequence: MNDLRVDELNCETPLSAAAESVTPPGSFFVRNHFPVPPLRAEDHVLEIGGDVRAPLRLTLDDLQARSPAGAVVTLECAGNGRASMDPRAPGTQWRLGAFGTARFSGTALAPLLRSAEPLPGAEVVVFTGADRGEVEPDRTEAFARSLPLADALSPAALLAWEMNGEPLPADHGFPLRSVMPDRYGVDSVKWLVRIEVRAEPFRGFYQAERYRYLGEAGVADGTTVALMRPRSLIGYPTAGETLGEGERITIRGSAWSGYGAIASVEVSTDGGASWRQAGLVEDAPDHGPTLWESDWVVERGAHQVVARATDEEGNTQPLTGVWNAHGYGNNEVHRVDLEVS